A window of Nocardia arthritidis genomic DNA:
TCCAGGCCAAGCTGCTCCAGCTCGCCGCCGTCGACGCCGAACTGACGCGGATCGCGCACCGGCGCGCCGTGCTGCCCGAGCAGCAGGAGGTGGCGCGGCTGGAAGCCGAGCGCAATGCGCAGAAGGACGCCGCGGTCGCGGTGGAGATCGTGCTCGACGACCTGGACCGCGATATCCGCAAGCTGGAGGGCGAGGTGGACGCGGTGCGCAAGCGCGAGCAGCGCGACCGTGGCCTGCTCGACGCGGGATCGGTTGGCGCCAAACAGTATTCGGATATCCAGCACGAGCTCGGCAGTCTGGAGCGGCGCCGCTCGGTGCTGGAGGACGAACTGCTCGAGGTGATGGAGCGGCGCGAGGCGTCGGCCGCCGATCACGAGCACGCGGGCGCCCGGCTCAGCAAAGCCGAGGCCGATCTGGCCGACGCGGAACGCCAACGCGATGAGGCGCTCGCGGATCTCGAAGTGGCGCAGGGCCGTTGCGACGGCGAGCGGGCCGGCCTGATCGGGCTGTTCCCGGCCGAACTGCTCGCCA
This region includes:
- a CDS encoding zinc ribbon domain-containing protein; protein product: MNVEPSVQAKLLQLAAVDAELTRIAHRRAVLPEQQEVARLEAERNAQKDAAVAVEIVLDDLDRDIRKLEGEVDAVRKREQRDRGLLDAGSVGAKQYSDIQHELGSLERRRSVLEDELLEVMERREASAADHEHAGARLSKAEADLADAERQRDEALADLEVAQGRCDGERAGLIGLFPAELLAIYDKQRAQHGVGAALLQARKCGACRIELDRGELARIAKTAPEVIVRCPECGAIMVRTRESGL